A portion of the Streptomyces sp. NBC_01335 genome contains these proteins:
- a CDS encoding 2-hydroxyacid dehydrogenase yields MEILAFGVQADEKPLIEKAFAGKHEVRCLEVFLTPDTAALAAGYETISTSVNADLGAQVLRTLAAGGTRMIAQRSTGFNNIDLEVAGSLGLRVARVSYYSPYSVAEFAWTLGMAVNRKVIRASTRTRDFDFRLAGLLGRDMHGRTAGVIGTGKIGEAFTRIAHGFGMNLLGWDVAENPACVELGMRYVEKDQLFAESDLISLHVPLLPATHHLIDQRAMALMKRDVILVNSSRGGLVDTRALVTELRSGHFLGVGLDVYEEEAGLFFLDKSLEGIDDDTLARLLTFPNVLVTSHQAYYTEDAVGQIIDATAANVDDYLAGRRSDNVLVPADPEK; encoded by the coding sequence GTGGAAATCCTGGCATTCGGTGTGCAGGCCGACGAGAAGCCCCTGATCGAGAAGGCGTTCGCCGGGAAGCACGAGGTCCGCTGCCTGGAGGTGTTCCTCACCCCGGACACCGCGGCCCTCGCGGCGGGGTACGAGACCATCTCCACCAGCGTCAACGCGGACCTCGGCGCCCAGGTGCTCCGGACCCTGGCGGCCGGCGGCACCCGGATGATCGCCCAGCGGTCCACCGGCTTCAACAACATCGACCTGGAGGTCGCCGGCTCCCTCGGGCTGCGCGTCGCCAGGGTCTCGTACTACTCGCCGTACTCCGTCGCCGAGTTCGCGTGGACCCTGGGGATGGCCGTGAACCGCAAGGTCATCCGCGCCTCGACGCGTACCCGCGACTTCGACTTCCGGCTCGCCGGACTCCTCGGCCGCGACATGCACGGCCGCACGGCCGGGGTGATCGGCACCGGCAAGATCGGTGAGGCGTTCACCCGGATCGCCCACGGATTCGGCATGAACCTGCTCGGCTGGGACGTCGCCGAGAACCCCGCCTGCGTGGAGCTGGGCATGCGGTACGTCGAGAAGGACCAGCTCTTCGCCGAGTCCGACCTCATCAGCCTGCACGTCCCCCTGCTGCCCGCCACCCACCACCTCATCGACCAGCGGGCCATGGCGCTGATGAAGCGCGACGTGATCCTCGTCAACTCCAGCCGGGGCGGCCTGGTCGACACCCGCGCCCTGGTCACCGAACTCCGCTCGGGCCACTTCCTCGGCGTCGGCCTCGACGTGTACGAGGAGGAGGCCGGGCTCTTCTTCCTGGACAAGTCGCTGGAGGGCATCGACGACGACACCCTCGCCCGCCTGCTGACCTTCCCGAACGTCCTGGTCACCTCCCACCAGGCGTACTACACCGAGGACGCGGTCGGCCAGATCATCGACGCCACCGCCGCCAACGTCGACGACTACCTCGCCGGACGCCGCAGCGACAACGTCCTGGTGCCGGCGGACCCGGAGAAGTGA
- a CDS encoding response regulator transcription factor: MVVDDHPMWRDAVARDLAESGFDVVATAGDGPGAVRRAQAVRPDVLVLDLNLPGLPGVQVCKELVAHHPGLRVLVLSASGEHADVLEAVKSGATGYLLKSASTRELIEAVRSTAVGDPVFTPGLAGLVLGEYRRLASDPAPAAPDDPKAPRLTERETEVLRLVAKGLSYKQIAERLVISHRTVQNHVQNTLGKLQLHNRVELVRYAIERGLDDV; encoded by the coding sequence TGGTGGACGACCACCCGATGTGGCGCGACGCCGTCGCCCGCGACCTGGCCGAGTCCGGCTTCGACGTCGTCGCGACCGCCGGTGACGGCCCGGGGGCCGTCCGCCGCGCCCAGGCGGTCCGGCCCGACGTCCTCGTCCTCGACCTGAACCTGCCGGGCCTGCCCGGGGTCCAGGTCTGCAAGGAGCTCGTGGCGCACCACCCCGGCCTGCGGGTACTGGTGCTCTCCGCCAGCGGGGAGCACGCCGACGTGCTGGAGGCGGTGAAGTCCGGGGCCACCGGCTATCTACTGAAGTCCGCCAGCACCCGGGAGCTGATCGAGGCGGTCCGCTCGACCGCGGTCGGCGACCCGGTCTTCACCCCGGGGCTGGCCGGACTCGTGCTCGGCGAGTACCGCAGGCTCGCCTCCGACCCGGCCCCGGCCGCCCCCGACGACCCGAAGGCGCCGCGCCTGACCGAGCGCGAGACCGAGGTGCTCCGGCTGGTCGCCAAGGGACTGTCGTACAAGCAGATCGCCGAGCGTCTGGTGATCTCGCACCGCACGGTCCAGAACCACGTCCAGAACACCCTCGGCAAGCTCCAGCTGCACAACCGGGTGGAGCTGGTCAGGTACGCCATCGAGCGGGGCCTCGACGACGTGTGA